Proteins encoded in a region of the Diabrotica undecimpunctata isolate CICGRU chromosome 10, icDiaUnde3, whole genome shotgun sequence genome:
- the LOC140452404 gene encoding uncharacterized protein, with amino-acid sequence MAFNITEQFIPNLEHPAAHRQARFGYIPLFGLLLANVLSNNVLAKYAPLGALRLSYDPVPWLQKQPLQIHDSNNYWNSVSNPYGPPAPVGSSESTDSTIQHIHHHHHLPTANQQQIVNINERPTEIIIGEGDEVDGTEQGETPSPVILTDEIAPLPISRNSLEKPHYDEPIVAESKTLPVGLLAFLANSTTPVSRKVKRGTSRYSKPRKNNKYTSQKRRKSTTTTPDYYYDSYEEEEEPTTSTRRYQSRRKVVPQQKRPIVDSYEESESSISNSYSDLSRESQEYDYESYEYTTRPPYKKKRRTTTTTKTTSTNRPKRYRNKYKPRKPQKVIYHDDYDEIEYDIDRTEPSTSSTTDSLKVRHQELLLRQQEALQRQQEQLQRQQEILQRQQQQNEETTTNNPSQTTTTATTTTTTTTTSTTPSTTTIITMLIEGNTTGTGNNTNNTTGYGYGPSNGYESISITYSPSGVGAGPSSVGSSGYSPPSPIYSNPSQTYGAPSPSYGPPQPTYGPPKPSYGPPSNAYGAPSTGTGFSPSVSGYYQVPFGDWYSNEVGRNSIVKKVHDIVGFDNVFKK; translated from the exons ATGGCATTTAATATTACAGAACAAT TCATACCAAACCTTGAACATCCAGCAGCTCACCGCCAGGCAAGATTTGGTTACATTCCCCTTTTTGGATTGTTACTTGCAAATGTACTTTCTAATAACGTGTTGGCTAAGTACGCACCTCTTGGAGCTCTGCGTCTTAGCTACGATCCAGTACCATGGCTTCAAAAGCAACCTCTCCAAATACATGACAGTAACAACTACTGGAATTCCGTGAGCAATCCTTACGGACCTCCTGCTCCTGTTGGTTCTTCTGAATCTACCGATAGTACCATTCAGCATATTCATCACCATCATCACCTACCGACAGCAAACCAACAACAAATTGTGAATATAAATGAGAGACCGACAGAAATAATTATAGGAGAGGGTGACGAGGTCGATGGTACTGAACAGGGTGAAACACCCTCTCCTGTTATATTAACAGATGAAATTGCTCCTTTACCGATATCACGCAATAGTTTAGAGAAACCTCACTATGATGAACCTATTGTTGCTGAATCCAAAACATTACCAGTAGGATTATTAGCTTTCTTGGCAAATTCTACGACACCGGTATCAAGAAAAGTAAAACGTGGTACAAGTAGGTATTCGAAACCtcgaaaaaataacaaatatactTCCCAAAAAAGGAGAAAATCAACAACTACAACTCCGGATTACTACTATGATAgctacgaagaagaagaagaacctacAACTTCAACTAGAAGATACCAATCAAGACGAAAAGTGGTAcctcaacagaagagaccaatagTTGACTCTTACGAAGAAAGCGAAAGTAGCATCAGTAACAGCTACAGTGATTTAAGCAGAGAAAGTCAAGAGTACGACTATGAATCATATGAGTATACAACTAGACCACCTTATAAAAAGAAAAGGCGTACCACTACCACAACCAAAACAACTTCCACTAATAGACCAAAACGTTATCGAAACAAGTATAAGCCACGAAAACCACAAAAGGTTATTTACCACGATGACTATGATGAGATTGAGTACGATATTGATAGAACAGAACCTTCCACATCAAGTACCACTGATTCTTTAAAAGTTCGACATCAAGAACTACTCTTAAGGCAGCAAGAAGCTTTACAAAGACAGCAAGAGCAACTGCAGAGGCAGCAAGAGATACTGCAAAGACAACAACAACAAAACGAGGAAACAACAACTAACAATCCATCTCAAACCACTACTACGGCAACCACCACCACCACTACAACAACAACTAGTACAACTCCTAGCACAACAACTATTATTACTATGCTAATAGAAGGGAATACTACAGGAACGGGAAATAATACTAACAATACTACTGGATATG GTTACGGCCCATCCAACGGCTACGAAAGCATCAGCATAACTTACAGCCCCTCCGGAGTCGGTGCTGGACCGAGCTCAGTGGGATCTTCGGGATATTCACCTCCGTCTCCAATATATTCTAATCCAAGTCAAACCTACGGTGCTCCAAGTCCTTCGTATGGACCGCCTCAGCCGACTTACGGTCCACCCAAGCCTTCGTATGGTCCTCCGAGCAACGCATACGGAGCTCCAAGTACTGGTACAGGGTTCAGTCCATCGGTCAGTGGGTACTACCAAGTACCATTCGGAGACTGGTATAGTAATGAAGTCGGCAGGAATTCTATTGTTAAAAAGGTTCATGATATCGTTggttttgacaatgtttttaaaaaataa